In Nitrospinota bacterium, a single window of DNA contains:
- the dnaX gene encoding DNA polymerase III subunit gamma/tau, which yields MMEDASGKKSGYQVMALKWRPSTFAEVVGQQHIVRSLSNAIKLNRIAGAYLFCGTRGVGKTSMARIFSRSINCETGATITPCGTCQNCREIADGNSMDVVEIDGASNNGVDNIREIRDHLQYAPVKCRMKIYIIDEVHMLSGAAFNAFLKTLEEPPPHTVFIMATTEQSKLPDTVLSRCQVFEFRALSDQEIAGRLQKIIDSDGIKITPGALLMIARRAEGSMRDAQSLLDQAASYAAESIDEELLGMVLGLVSREKMWSILGAVTRKEVDETLRQLHDLYYAGFEVAVIVRELFEAVRALTIVKVSGAPEKILKETDDALAAMKQLVEGVTPGRLQQYYDILLRAKSQAATAGNPLSVLEMALIKMVRLDDVLPLAELLERLKGMPAAAPQPQASAAPRFAPPSAPPRPVSTGARQPAPAQNYDAPRPAAVPAGGDPWEAIRALIKEKKPLLAASLDKMVFSMEGEKAVLGYPEDQSFIRDQCEQNRALIDEVLQSVTGRRLSVVFSAAPKAMLKETQVKKPAVDNAMRRQMLNEPIIQKAVDLFDGTPGFEDER from the coding sequence ATGATGGAAGACGCAAGCGGAAAAAAGTCCGGCTATCAGGTGATGGCCCTCAAATGGCGTCCGTCGACGTTCGCCGAGGTCGTCGGCCAGCAGCACATCGTCCGCTCCCTCTCCAACGCCATCAAGCTCAACCGCATCGCGGGAGCCTACCTGTTCTGCGGCACGCGCGGCGTGGGCAAAACCTCGATGGCCCGCATTTTCAGCCGCAGCATCAACTGCGAAACCGGCGCCACCATTACTCCCTGCGGGACGTGCCAAAACTGCCGCGAGATCGCCGACGGCAATTCGATGGACGTGGTGGAGATAGACGGCGCGTCCAACAACGGCGTGGATAACATCCGCGAGATACGCGATCATTTGCAGTACGCTCCGGTGAAATGCCGGATGAAGATATACATCATCGACGAAGTCCATATGCTTTCGGGGGCGGCGTTCAATGCGTTCCTCAAGACGCTGGAGGAGCCGCCGCCGCACACCGTATTCATCATGGCCACCACCGAGCAAAGCAAGCTCCCCGACACGGTGCTCTCCCGCTGCCAGGTGTTTGAATTCCGCGCGCTATCCGATCAGGAAATCGCCGGCCGCCTCCAAAAAATAATCGATAGCGACGGCATTAAGATCACCCCCGGCGCGCTTCTGATGATCGCCCGCCGCGCCGAAGGCTCGATGCGCGACGCGCAGTCGCTGCTGGATCAGGCGGCTTCGTATGCCGCCGAGTCCATCGACGAAGAGCTGCTCGGCATGGTGCTGGGGCTGGTCTCGCGCGAGAAGATGTGGTCCATCCTGGGGGCGGTGACGCGCAAAGAGGTGGACGAAACCCTGCGGCAACTGCACGACCTCTACTATGCCGGATTCGAGGTGGCGGTGATCGTGCGCGAGCTGTTCGAGGCGGTGCGGGCGCTCACCATCGTGAAGGTGAGCGGCGCGCCCGAAAAGATATTGAAGGAAACCGATGACGCGCTGGCCGCCATGAAGCAACTGGTGGAAGGGGTCACGCCCGGCCGGTTGCAGCAGTATTACGATATTCTCCTGCGCGCCAAATCGCAGGCCGCCACGGCGGGCAATCCGCTCTCGGTGCTGGAAATGGCGCTGATTAAAATGGTGCGGCTGGACGATGTGCTGCCGTTGGCGGAGTTGCTCGAACGGCTCAAGGGGATGCCCGCCGCCGCGCCGCAGCCGCAGGCGTCCGCCGCCCCCCGCTTTGCGCCGCCATCCGCGCCGCCGCGCCCGGTGTCGACAGGAGCGCGCCAGCCTGCGCCGGCCCAAAATTATGATGCGCCGCGTCCCGCCGCCGTTCCCGCCGGGGGCGATCCGTGGGAGGCCATCCGGGCGCTCATTAAAGAGAAGAAGCCGTTGCTGGCCGCGTCGCTCGACAAAATGGTTTTCAGCATGGAAGGGGAGAAGGCGGTGCTGGGCTATCCGGAGGATCAATCGTTCATCCGCGACCAGTGCGAGCAGAACCGCGCCCTCATCGATGAAGTGCTGCAATCGGTGACCGGACGGCGGCTGAGCGTTGTTTTCAGCGCGGCCCCCAAGGCGATGCTGAAGGAAACGCAGGTGAAAAAACCGGCGGTGGATAACGCCATGCGGCGGCAGATGCTCAACGAGCCGATTATCCAAAAGGCGGTCGACCTGTTCGACGGCACCCCCGGCTTTGAGGACGAACGCTGA
- a CDS encoding YbaB/EbfC family nucleoid-associated protein, giving the protein MRMLGDMLQKAQKMKAGMDEARAKMKNQTVEAESANGAVRVVASCDKQIVSITVNQERAAASGRSVEELITEAANAALQKAEAALKEELSKAMGAAGLSLPGLF; this is encoded by the coding sequence ATGCGGATGCTGGGGGATATGCTGCAAAAAGCGCAAAAGATGAAAGCCGGGATGGATGAAGCCCGCGCAAAGATGAAAAACCAAACCGTAGAGGCAGAATCGGCCAACGGCGCGGTGCGCGTTGTCGCCAGTTGCGATAAGCAGATAGTCTCCATCACCGTTAATCAAGAACGCGCCGCGGCATCCGGCCGCTCCGTCGAAGAGCTGATCACCGAAGCGGCCAACGCCGCCCTGCAAAAAGCCGAAGCGGCGCTAAAAGAAGAACTCTCCAAAGCGATGGGGGCCGCCGGCCTCTCCCTCCCCGGTTTGTTTTAA
- the recR gene encoding recombination protein RecR, whose amino-acid sequence MESSASVKKLIEEFQKLPGVGRKTAERLVYALLKDKDQRAAQLARALMELVEKVKLCSSCGGITEADPCEICTSDKRDKTVICVVEQPLDIALLERTGGHNGLYHVLGGTLSPLDGIGPEILRIEQLLKRVKTDTIKEVIVATNPTVDGEATALYLAKVLRPLGVKATRIARGVPVGSDLEYVDEITLVKSIEGRREI is encoded by the coding sequence ATGGAATCGTCCGCATCCGTTAAAAAGCTGATCGAGGAGTTTCAAAAACTTCCCGGCGTCGGCCGCAAGACCGCCGAGCGGCTGGTCTACGCACTCCTCAAAGACAAAGATCAGCGGGCGGCACAGCTTGCCCGAGCCCTGATGGAACTTGTTGAAAAGGTAAAGCTTTGCTCCTCCTGCGGGGGGATAACCGAGGCGGATCCGTGCGAGATATGCACTTCCGACAAGCGGGACAAAACGGTTATCTGCGTGGTGGAGCAGCCGCTCGACATTGCGCTTTTGGAGCGCACCGGCGGCCACAACGGCCTCTATCATGTGCTGGGAGGAACCCTCTCGCCACTGGATGGCATCGGCCCTGAAATCCTGCGTATTGAACAGTTGCTTAAACGGGTTAAAACAGATACGATCAAAGAGGTTATTGTCGCCACCAATCCAACCGTGGACGGTGAGGCCACAGCCCTTTATCTTGCAAAGGTGTTGCGTCCTTTGGGGGTAAAAGCGACGCGGATCGCCCGTGGTGTCCCCGTGGGGAGCGATCTTGAGTATGTGGATGAAATAACGTTGGTTAAGTCCATAGAGGGACGCAGGGAAATTTAA